One window from the genome of Coturnix japonica isolate 7356 chromosome 21, Coturnix japonica 2.1, whole genome shotgun sequence encodes:
- the NOL9 gene encoding polynucleotide 5'-hydroxyl-kinase NOL9, which translates to MPARRVRPRRSQSRGSVVDPRDEAPWPDLAAPPSLSRSVTDPPVGAGLAAVEVREGAAVLLLAPQQVLTFTGRCRLRCLLGAVRVLGFTVEPHQPPLPVLSPPTHCALSLEALPAAHTDARQLRSAARSALRAHRVRRPARQRVMARFRPGCAVLLLEHLDTALTRFLLSFPPLCRLFQPPFRRVPPGAAAAHGPRRPDGGTAHSDTETDPDVAAELALLAAVGIVPCGPERGLMLSDSATGALSQLLRGCCVEDEGVPVIMVCGPKSIGKSTFNRYLINLLLNHLPSVEYMECDIGQTEFTPPGCVSLSTVTEPFLGPPFTHQRTPRKMVYYGQSSCEQDTERYIDVVKYVFSSYRKEVPLVINTMGWVKGEGLLLLTDMIRLLSPTHVVQMDVYDWKAMAPLTPESVRVAPGLYTKGQQQGKGKRMDLSAAESWKCSEGEEDASAPDYKLLYVHPEFPGAGAAGEARVHSSILRDMSILGYLGQLQPPDVPSVLPLHSIVPYQVPFNAVALRVIHTDVAPSNIMYAVNASWVGLCRIPDEIRCQSAGPVLLTQTPICDCLGFGIVRGVDMEKHLYHILTPVPPQSLRVVNCLLLGNIAVPNCIFVSQEGIEGEIPYVTSEYNYSILGSGKLRKRKCFKQRESTLQCDDT; encoded by the exons ATGCCCGCACGTCGCGTCCGTCCCCGCCGGTCTCAGTCCCGCGGCTCCGTCGTGGATCCCCGCGATGAAGCCCCGTGGCCGGATCTGGCCGCTCCGCCGTCGCTGTCTCGGTCCGTCACGGATCCGCCGGTCGGGGCGGGGCTGGCGGCCGTGGAGGTGCGGGAAGGCGCggcggtgctgctgctggccccgCAGCAG GTGCTGACGTTCACCGGGAGGTGCCGGTTGCGCTGTTTGCTGGGCGCCGTGCGGGTGCTGGGCTTCACGGTGGAGCCGCACCAGCCGCCGTTACCGGTGCTGTCCCCGCCGACGCACTGCGCGCTGTCCCTGGAGGCGCTGCCCGCCGCTCACACCGACGCCCGGCAgctccgctccgccgcccgcAGCGCGTTGCGCGCTCACCGCGTCCGCCGCC CGGCCCGGCAGCGGGTGATGGCGCGGTTCCGGCCGGGCTGcgccgtgctgctgctggagcatcTGGACACGGCGCTCACGCGGTTCCTGCTCAGTTTTCCGCCGCTCTGCCGCCTCTTCCAGCCGCCGTTCCGACGCGTCCCGCCGGGCGCTGCCGCCGCTCACGGCCCGCGACGCCCCGACGGCGGCACCGCGCACAGCGACACCGAGACCGACCCCGACGTGGCGGCCGAGCTGGCGCTGCTGGCGGCCGTGGGAATCGTGCCCTGCGGCCCCGAGCGCGGCCTGATGCTGTCGGACAGTGCAACGGGAGCCCTGAGCCAGCTGCTGCGGGGCTGCTGCG TGGAGGATGAAGGCGTCCCCGTCATCATGGTGTGTGGCCCCAAGAGCATCGGCAAGTCCACGTTCAACAGATACCTCATCAACCTGCTGCTCAACCA CCTCCCCTCTGTGGAGTACATGGAATGCGACATAGGCCAGACCGAGTTCACACCACCCGGATGCGTGTCTCTAAGTACCGTAACGGAGCCGTTTCTCG GTCCGCCATTCACACACCAGCGGACGCCGCGTAAGATGGTGTATTatgggcagagcagctgtgagcaggacACAGAGAGATACATCGATGTGGTCAAGTACGTGTTCAGCTCCTACAGGAAGGAAGTGCCTTTAGTCATCAACACTATGGGCTGGGTGAAAG gtgaggggctgctgctcctgacCGATATGATCCGGCTGCTGTCGCCCACTCACGTGGTTCAGATGGATGTGTATGACTGGAAGGCCATGGCTCCGCTCACCCCCGAGAGCGTCCGTGTGGCTCCTGGGCTGTACACCAagggccagcagcagggcaagggCAAGAGGATGGACCTGAGTGCGGCAGAGAGCTGGAAGTGCTCGGAAGGGGAGGAAGATGCATCAGCTCCTGACTATAAACTGCTCTACGTGCACCCTGAGTTccctggagctggggctgcGGGTGAAGC GCGAGTGCACAGCAGCATCTTACGTGACATGTCCATCCTGGGTTACctggggcagctgcagcccccagaTGTGCCGTCTGTCCTTCCACTGCACAGCATCGTGCCCTACCAG GTACCTTTTAATGCTGTTGCACTCAGGGTTATTCACACTGATGTCGCTCCTTCCAACATCATGTACGCAGTGAACGCCAGCTGGGTCGGGCTCTGCAGGATCCCAGATGAAATCAGATGCCAAAGTGCCGGCCCGGTGCTGCTGACACAGACACCCATCTGTGATTGTCTGGGCTTCG GGATTGTCCGAGGGGTCGACATGGAGAAGCATCTCTATCACATCCTGACCCCGGTGCCTCCCCAGAGCCTGAGGGTGGTGAACTGCCTCCTGCTGGGAAACATCGCCGTCCCAAACTGCATCTTTGTGAGCCAG GAAGGAATCGAGGGAGAGATCCCCTACGTCACATCTGAGTACAACTACAGCATCCTGGGCTCTGGGAAGCTGAGAAAGAGGAAGTGTTTTAAGCAGAGGGAATCCACGTTGCAGTGTGATGACACCTGA